The DNA window CTAAGGCATCCCCTCCTTTTATTAAGACCCCATGAGTTGCACCCACACCTGTTGCTACCATAACAGCAGTAGGGGTTGCCAGACCAAGGGCACAAGGACATGCAACCACCACCACAGATATTGAAAACATGAGGGAGAAAATGAAACAATTGCTACTTTCTCTGATCCATGAATCTGGATATGCTCCTAGCGATCCACAGAGAAACCTATACGAAATAAGACAGAGGATAACTACCAAAACAAGTTTGGAAAAAAACCAATCACCAGAACCAGTTTATAAATGCTTTTATGCTGGTAAGTAAACCTACCATCCAAAGAATGTCAAAAAGGACATGGTGATAACGATGGGAACAAAAATGCCGGCAACCTGTAATTGATTAAAGTAATCCGTAAAGATCATGACCATTTTTTTGTCCCAATTGTCGGACAAGACAAGGAATCGTAAGCAAGTAGAACAGAAAATATAGTGCTCAAacgaattgaaaaaaaatatagtaaAAACATGAATATGCATTCACCTACAGTGTGCATGGCAGCATTGGATATTAACATCAATatctaaaatctgaatctgtgaaACCACTAGGAATTAGTGCTCAACCATACAATCTTTTACCATAAAAAGCCTAGCAAGATAGGCCATCATGTCGTTGAAGTAGTCCCTACTTTGCCTCACTACCACTACTTTCAGGTCCATCTGTTTCCAGTTTCTGATACGGTAGTGGGACAGACTGTGcattaaattgttaatatacaaCAAGTTCAGCcattttttttatcttatttAGGATGCATGAATTTGTAACATCAAATATCACTGGGTAAGGAGTTCATATATGTTCATCCATAAGCCACCTGTAGATTCTCTTCCTTCAGTCATTCATAAGCTTAACCAATACAAAAGTTGCAAACTTCATAGATTATTACAAGTAAAACTACGTAATCAAAGCAAAACCTAAAATAGTAACATTTTTGGTCTTGGAAATGTTAGTTCTGTTGATATTTTGTACACAGTTTAGTATCATCATAGTAAGGTATTCATCATGGTTATACAACTAACAAGTCTGGAGAATGAATACATCAAGAGCCAGCTGACTCCTTTAACAAATAAAACTGTTTCTTCATCAGGTGTTCTAGTATTATCTTGTTATGCACAACAATGACAGTATTGAATGGAACATGCCAGAACATTTTTCACATTGTTTAGTTATTTAATTGGCAAAGGGAAATAACTAACTCTTTTTCTGAATAGAAACAATTAACATcctgaagaaaaaaattaaagaaaggaACACGGCAAGGAAGAATAATTTCAGTTTTATGGGACAACGGACCTAAAAACATCTCTATGGCAGATCAACCAGCCACTTAAAGTTCAGATtacagaaagaaggaaaaaatatgCAAGAGATACAATTCATCAACAccataaaaaaaacatatacTAAATAAAAACAAATTGTTCATACTTACATAGTCGGCAAATTTTTGAATAGGTGCTTTGGACATCTGGGCTGTCTCAACCAGAGAGATTATCTGGCTCAAGACTGTATTAGATCCCACTTTGGTGGCTTGCATATGAAGGACACCATGTAAATTCATTGTGCCTCCAATAACTGAAGAAGATATTTCCTTGAGGATTGGAAAAGATTCACCAGTTACCATACTTTCATCAACATGACTTGTACCCCAAACTACGATGCCATCAGATGGAACCTTTGAACCAGGAAGAACTTTCAACATATCACCTGGTTGAATTAACAATgcatctatctctctctctacaaTGTATCTTCCTTCTAAAATCCGAAAACAGAGAAGCAGAACAAagttagaaataaaaaaaaaaagaaaaaaaaaatccagatcGTTATTCTTAAGCTAGCATCGACAAAAGAAACCACTAGATACTCAACAAAGGAAATGCAAGACATGATAGAAATGGTCCCACTAATATCAGATACTTTTTGACAAGTACCAATGTCAGATATttaacatgttttttttttatgaaaatagacCTAGTTTAGTAAATAGAAAGCCTCTCAGATCATGTACAGTGATTATACCTGCATCTTTCACCATCAAAAGAGCTGTCCCAGGGGCAAGTTCAACTAACTTCTTGATAGCATCTGATGTCTTCCCTTTTGCAAGAACTTCCAAATACTTTCCAAATAACACAAAGGTAATTATCATCGCACTTGTCTCAAAATATATTGGGGGCCAGAACCCAGTATGTGCACCATATAGAAGTGCACCAACAGAGTAAAAGTAAGAAGCAGAAGTCCCCAGCACAACCAAAACATCCATGTTTGTAGATGCATGTCGCAGTGCTCTATAAGCAGATACATAGAAACGCTTACCGATAATAAACTGCACAATACTCACCAGTACCCACTTCAACAAATCACCCATCAAAAAGGGCCCACAATGCATGCGCAAGATGGAATTTACAAAAGGTATGCGAGGACACACCATCCGTATGAAAAAGACAGGAATCTGCCgcacaaaaaaaatagaaactaatAAGAACATAATACACCTTGAATATGTAAGAAAGCATTATAAGAAGCACAAGAACAAAAACATACATGAGCCAGAACCTCATGGAAGAGCAATATAGTGAAGTTATTTTCACAGCATGAAGAATCATACTCACACTGAGAAATAGACTGGAGAGGAAAAGCCAAAGCATTTTTGAGGCTTCTTGTGCATCACTTGAAGCTGCTAGAGCATATGGGTTCCGTACATGCATTTTAAGCCTCCCACCGCTTCCTCTCTCAATGGAATCAACTATAAGTCTCAGACCAATGGCTTCTGGATCGAATATAACCTCAACTTCCGAAAGGGAAATATTTACCTCAAATTGCCTCACCCCTGTCATATTCCTAAGTATTCCTTGTAAAACGTGTACATCTTTCTCACTTGACAATCCATCTACACCTAATAAAATTTTATCTTGGTCACTACTTTGTAGAAAGGCAGCATCAAAGCCAGCATCCTCAATTGCATGAACAATTTCATCTTTACTTATGACTGATGGATCATACTCGACCTCCCCTAGTGAGGTTGCCAAGGCAACTACAGCTCTTTTTACACCAGGTAGCTTTCTCAAAATCCCTTCAACAGAGTTTACACAGGCTGCACATGTCATGCCCCCAATCCTAAATTGCCCCGACAAGACCTTTTGTGATCTTGACATGGTATTATTAGAATCTGGGAGTATCTCAGCTTCAAATCCTGCATCATCAATAGCATCCTTTATATCTTCATCCTGAACAAAGAATCAAAGTTCAGTAAGTGGCATCCGAAGAtgaaaagtcaaaaaaaaagaaaagaaaagaaaacagttGCACAACATATTTGAAATTGTCGGGATAATATGTTCAACACAAAAACCGAAAAATAGAATATAATGCACTAGTAAAAAAGTGATAAATTATGAGAGATAAGCAAATCCAATATGCATTCGGCACGAATCATCCCTACCTCAATAATTATTCGTATAAAGGTGCACATTCCTGTAGAATTCAGAAATTTAAAAAGACGAATCCAAATATACTCTAGTGATTTTAAAATTCTATATCTTTATTTCATGATAGGTCACATCATGCTTTGCCAACTCCAAGTAGATGGAAATAGGCATCTTGGCTTATGTTCTTCAAGATGATACTATTCAGACATTCCCAATGCCATCTAGCCAAACAAATACAGCAAAGACTAAATGCctcaagaaggtgaagatcaatGAATCCCAtcaagaagaaagacagaaattATCTTGTACacgttaaaaaaaaaggagagaaaccTCTCTATGATGCAATTCTACAAGAAGCTGAAGGTGTCTGTTTCCCATCAGTAAAAGGGCCAATAGCCAACCACTAACATTCAGGCACATAGAGAAAAGGAACTGAGATTTACAAATATCAAATAGTagtaaatatgaatataaatcatGAATGCGATAAACAAATCCAATATCCAGAGTTTTAAAGaatatcaatgaaagaaaaaatagaagttTCAAATAATAAAAAGTTATACCTGACATTCTAATTGAACATGAACAAATAAGGCTGTGTTTAGACCTCCTTAATTTCTAAATCATGATCTTGTCCCAATTCTTGATTTAGAATTTTCAGTTTTTGATAGTTGAGAATTTTCAGCAAGGTGTTTGGTTGGTAAAAGGAGAAAGTTCCAAAATGGAAAATCGTAGGATGATATATCCTAgagaaaaaataatgaattttgaTAATTCTAGTCAATATAGAAATTTCTAGTTTCATGATCTGAGGATCCCGAAATTTCATGTACTGCCAAACACTGAGTTACTAAAAACCTTGTAATTTCAGAAACCACAAAAGATTGCAACATATCATGATCTTTTAGAAACACATCATAAGTGTAACAAGTATTTCGCACATATAATCAAGTCATACG is part of the Phoenix dactylifera cultivar Barhee BC4 unplaced genomic scaffold, palm_55x_up_171113_PBpolish2nd_filt_p 001223F, whole genome shotgun sequence genome and encodes:
- the LOC103721252 gene encoding cation-transporting ATPase HMA5-like; this encodes MAPSLRDLQLTPLSGRRRPEAISVREDSGDLEDVRLLDSYDLEEPPPPAADARGGDEKEAKRIQVRVSGMTCSACTNSVEAAITALGGVTRASVSLLQNKAHVVFDPNLVKDEDIKDAIDDAGFEAEILPDSNNTMSRSQKVLSGQFRIGGMTCAACVNSVEGILRKLPGVKRAVVALATSLGEVEYDPSVISKDEIVHAIEDAGFDAAFLQSSDQDKILLGVDGLSSEKDVHVLQGILRNMTGVRQFEVNISLSEVEVIFDPEAIGLRLIVDSIERGSGGRLKMHVRNPYALAASSDAQEASKMLWLFLSSLFLSIPVFFIRMVCPRIPFVNSILRMHCGPFLMGDLLKWVLVSIVQFIIGKRFYVSAYRALRHASTNMDVLVVLGTSASYFYSVGALLYGAHTGFWPPIYFETSAMIITFVLFGKYLEVLAKGKTSDAIKKLVELAPGTALLMVKDAEGRYIVEREIDALLIQPGDMLKVLPGSKVPSDGIVVWGTSHVDESMVTGESFPILKEISSSVIGGTMNLHGVLHMQATKVGSNTVLSQIISLVETAQMSKAPIQKFADYVAGIFVPIVITMSFLTFFGWFLCGSLGAYPDSWIRESSNCFIFSLMFSISVVVVACPCALGLATPTAVMVATGVGATHGVLIKGGDALERAQNVQYVIFDKTGTLTQGKAAVTTAKVFTEMELDDFLTLVASAEASSEHPLARAILDYAYHYFFGKLPTDKDSGKQRKEERLSEWLLEAVDFSAVPGRGVQCLINGKRVLVGNRNLLAENGVLVPTEAENFIVDLEMNTKTGILVAYHGTFIGVLGVADPLKREAAVVVEGLKKMGVCPIMLTGDNWRTAQAVGKEVGIEDVRAEVMPAGKADVVRSLQKDGSMVAMVGDGINDSPALAAADVGMAIGAGTDIAIEAADYVLVKNSLEDIITAIDLSRKTFARIRWNYFFAMAYNIIAIPVAAGVLFPFLGLKMPPWLAGACMAFSSVSVVCSSLLLRRYRKPRLTTILQITVE